In a single window of the Rhodoferax saidenbachensis genome:
- a CDS encoding DUF2007 domain-containing protein, whose translation MDQVIAFSVIETHTSPWHAHIGRALLESEGIPAFLGSEHIVSAWWPMSRVFGGVRLLVRREDVAHAQSILALRDQGHLEAALVEEFPPELRRCASCGSEEFFERRNWPAIALAFVLLLVCRAIFPPAKYIKCKLCGERGQ comes from the coding sequence GTGGACCAAGTCATTGCATTCAGCGTAATCGAGACACACACAAGTCCGTGGCATGCGCACATTGGGAGAGCACTGCTTGAGTCCGAAGGCATACCTGCATTTCTGGGCAGTGAGCACATAGTCAGCGCTTGGTGGCCTATGTCTCGTGTTTTTGGTGGAGTGCGTTTGCTTGTTCGTCGTGAGGACGTTGCGCATGCACAAAGCATCCTTGCGCTGCGCGACCAGGGTCACTTGGAGGCTGCGTTAGTCGAAGAATTCCCGCCGGAGTTGCGGCGCTGCGCTTCTTGCGGTTCCGAAGAGTTCTTTGAGCGCCGCAACTGGCCGGCAATTGCTCTTGCATTCGTTCTGCTGCTCGTGTGCAGGGCAATCTTTCCTCCGGCGAAATACATAAAGTGCAAGTTGTGTGGCGAGCGTGGGCAGTGA
- a CDS encoding GNAT family N-acetyltransferase has product MRTLFVRGPRITKPIIRRYEPEDWSRLWPLLHSTFAAGDTYAFAPDSTEAEIKKVWIEAPLATYVVFADDGSLLGTYKLQSNQPGLGSHVSNCGYVVAANARGQGIASTMCEHSQAEAIRLGFKAMQFNLVVSTNEVAVRLWKKHGFAIVGTLPGAFQHKVKGYVDAYVMFKPLAA; this is encoded by the coding sequence TTGCGCACATTATTCGTTAGGGGGCCAAGAATTACCAAGCCAATCATTCGACGCTACGAACCGGAAGACTGGTCACGCCTATGGCCTCTTCTCCACTCCACATTCGCGGCTGGTGATACCTATGCATTTGCGCCAGACAGTACAGAGGCCGAGATTAAAAAGGTATGGATTGAAGCGCCGCTCGCCACCTACGTCGTCTTCGCGGACGATGGTTCATTGCTCGGTACCTACAAACTGCAATCGAATCAACCCGGTCTAGGCTCGCATGTCAGCAACTGCGGATACGTCGTCGCAGCCAACGCGCGAGGTCAAGGTATCGCATCAACGATGTGCGAACACTCCCAGGCCGAGGCGATCAGACTTGGATTTAAAGCAATGCAGTTCAACTTGGTTGTTTCAACCAACGAAGTGGCAGTTCGCCTCTGGAAGAAGCATGGCTTTGCCATCGTCGGCACCCTGCCCGGCGCGTTTCAACACAAAGTTAAAGGCTACGTCGATGCCTATGTCATGTTCAAACCGCTGGCCGCATAA
- a CDS encoding VTT domain-containing protein — protein MDLIMALFDFILHVDKYLEVFVQNYGWWVYALLFLIIFVETGVVVMPFLPGDSLLFVVGTMCGAGLMSFSMAVPVLLVAAILGDQCNYSIGRYFGPKVFRWEHSRFFNKAAFDKAHAFYETYGGFTIIAARFMPFLRTFVPFVGGVAEMGRTRFTLFNIVGAVLWVVGVCTAGYFLGSFPWVKHNLDKIIWAMILIPGLVIVFGALGSRFKTSA, from the coding sequence ATGGATCTCATCATGGCGCTCTTCGATTTCATCTTGCATGTGGACAAATACCTTGAGGTGTTTGTGCAGAACTACGGCTGGTGGGTCTACGCACTCCTGTTCCTGATCATCTTTGTCGAAACCGGCGTGGTGGTCATGCCTTTCCTGCCCGGGGATTCGCTGCTGTTTGTGGTGGGCACCATGTGTGGTGCAGGGCTCATGAGTTTTTCGATGGCCGTGCCTGTGCTGCTGGTGGCTGCCATTCTGGGCGACCAGTGCAATTACTCCATAGGCCGCTACTTTGGCCCCAAGGTGTTTCGCTGGGAGCATTCCCGCTTCTTCAACAAGGCGGCGTTTGACAAGGCCCACGCCTTCTACGAAACCTACGGCGGCTTCACCATCATTGCCGCCCGCTTCATGCCGTTCTTGCGCACCTTCGTGCCGTTTGTCGGTGGCGTGGCAGAGATGGGCCGCACCAGGTTCACGCTGTTCAATATCGTGGGCGCCGTGTTGTGGGTGGTCGGCGTTTGTACCGCCGGTTACTTCCTCGGCAGCTTCCCCTGGGTCAAACACAACCTCGACAAGATCATCTGGGCGATGATTTTGATTCCGGGGCTGGTGATTGTGTTTGGGGCGCTGGGGAGCCGGTTCAAGACGTCTGCTTGA
- a CDS encoding TrmO family methyltransferase domain-containing protein has product MPYTIEPIGQVSAIRPHAEDDFWGGEEACITLNARFAADALQGITEFSHVEVLYLFHAVDEAKIVSGARHPRNNPDWPAVGIFAQRGKNRHNRLGSTICRVLRCEGTQLYVAELDAIDGTPVIDLKPVMAEFLPRTEVQQPAWSHALMREYWLHK; this is encoded by the coding sequence ATGCCATACACCATAGAACCCATAGGCCAAGTAAGCGCCATCCGCCCCCACGCCGAAGACGACTTCTGGGGTGGCGAAGAAGCTTGCATCACGCTAAACGCGCGCTTTGCGGCGGATGCGCTGCAGGGCATCACCGAGTTTTCCCACGTGGAAGTGCTGTACCTGTTCCACGCTGTGGACGAAGCAAAAATAGTCAGCGGCGCACGCCACCCGCGCAACAACCCCGACTGGCCCGCCGTGGGCATCTTTGCCCAGCGCGGCAAAAACCGCCACAACCGGCTGGGCAGCACCATCTGCCGCGTGCTGCGCTGCGAAGGCACCCAACTCTACGTGGCCGAGCTGGACGCCATCGACGGCACACCGGTCATAGACCTCAAGCCCGTCATGGCTGAATTTTTGCCGCGCACGGAAGTTCAGCAGCCCGCGTGGTCGCACGCACTGATGCGCGAATACTGGCTGCACAAATAG
- the mutL gene encoding DNA mismatch repair endonuclease MutL, which yields MNAPLSSPPRRPIRELPDELISQIAAGEVVERPASVVRELVDNALDAGATQVTLRLLAGGVRLISVEDDGQGILRDELPIAFKRHATSKIGNLRDLESVATMGFRGEALAAINSIADCAILSRASGINDAYLLDGRTGELKPVARSQGTTVEVKELFFSTPARRKFLKTDATELAHCIEAVRRHALARPDVGFAIWHEGKLIEQWRRCEQTDPLAALDQRLSDVLGPEFLAQSIRVDWHSRQTSEFSSVPLRVWGRVGVPDAARSRADQQFCYVNGRFVRDKVLTHAARSAYEDVLHGHRQPVYALYLSMDPARVDVNVHPTKIEVRFRDSREVHQAVRHAAEDVLAAPRAGTAAGAADGHAVAPSLLSAGNFVPGLGVLPKVPVAPMYSAQPAIKFEADGGLVGHRVSDVGALWQPSSAQAASNFPVRAEPVEASTSPSTSSGRAASGTDNTPLPQGDWPLGRAVAQLQGIYILAENAQGLVIVDMHAAHERIVYERLKNQLALTAPDGTVHPLASQPLLIPATFAATPDEVATAEAHAATLHTLGLEISPFSPKTLAVRAVPTTLAQGDAVELARSVLAELAQHDASTVIQRAQNEILGTMACHGAVRANRRLTLEEMNALLRDMEATERSDQCNHGRPTWRQLTIRELDGLFLRGR from the coding sequence GTGAACGCGCCTTTGTCCTCCCCTCCCCGCCGCCCCATCCGCGAACTGCCCGACGAACTGATCAGCCAGATTGCCGCTGGCGAGGTGGTGGAACGCCCGGCCAGCGTGGTGCGCGAGCTGGTGGACAACGCGCTGGACGCGGGTGCCACCCAGGTCACGCTGCGGCTGCTGGCTGGCGGCGTGCGCCTGATCAGCGTAGAAGACGACGGCCAGGGCATCCTGCGCGACGAACTACCCATTGCCTTCAAACGCCACGCCACCAGCAAGATCGGCAACCTGCGTGATCTGGAGTCGGTGGCCACCATGGGTTTCCGTGGCGAGGCACTGGCCGCTATTAATTCCATAGCTGATTGCGCAATCCTGTCGCGGGCTAGCGGCATAAACGATGCCTATTTGCTCGATGGCCGCACCGGTGAACTCAAACCCGTGGCGCGCAGCCAGGGCACCACGGTCGAGGTCAAAGAGCTGTTCTTCAGCACCCCGGCACGCCGTAAATTCCTCAAAACCGACGCCACCGAGCTGGCCCACTGCATAGAAGCCGTGCGCCGCCACGCGCTGGCCCGCCCGGACGTGGGTTTTGCCATCTGGCACGAGGGCAAGCTGATTGAGCAATGGCGCCGCTGTGAGCAGACGGACCCACTGGCCGCACTGGACCAGCGCTTGTCAGACGTGCTAGGCCCCGAGTTTCTGGCGCAAAGCATCCGTGTGGACTGGCACAGCCGCCAGACCAGTGAATTCAGCAGCGTGCCCCTGCGCGTCTGGGGCCGCGTGGGTGTGCCCGACGCCGCCCGCTCGCGCGCCGACCAGCAGTTCTGCTACGTCAACGGCCGTTTTGTGCGCGACAAGGTGCTGACCCACGCCGCGCGCAGCGCGTACGAGGACGTGTTGCATGGCCACCGCCAGCCGGTGTATGCGCTGTACCTGAGCATGGACCCGGCGCGTGTGGACGTGAACGTGCACCCCACCAAGATCGAAGTACGCTTTCGCGACAGCCGCGAGGTGCACCAGGCCGTGCGCCACGCCGCAGAAGATGTGCTGGCCGCTCCGCGCGCCGGTACAGCGGCAGGTGCGGCAGACGGGCATGCAGTAGCCCCATCGCTGCTTTCCGCTGGAAATTTTGTGCCAGGACTTGGGGTTTTGCCAAAAGTGCCTGTAGCCCCCATGTACTCTGCGCAACCAGCTATCAAATTTGAAGCAGATGGCGGACTGGTGGGTCACCGAGTCAGCGATGTAGGGGCCCTGTGGCAGCCTTCTTCGGCGCAGGCCGCATCCAACTTCCCCGTTCGGGCTGAGCCTGTCGAAGCATCCACCAGCCCTTCGACAAGCTCAGGGCGAGCGGCATCTGGAACGGATAACACTCCCCTGCCTCAAGGCGACTGGCCCCTGGGCCGCGCCGTCGCGCAACTGCAAGGCATCTACATCCTGGCCGAAAACGCCCAGGGCCTGGTGATTGTGGACATGCACGCCGCCCACGAACGCATCGTCTACGAGCGGCTGAAAAACCAGTTGGCCCTGACGGCGCCCGATGGCACCGTGCACCCGCTGGCCAGCCAGCCACTCTTGATTCCCGCCACCTTTGCCGCCACGCCCGACGAGGTAGCCACGGCCGAGGCGCATGCCGCCACGCTGCACACGCTGGGCCTGGAGATCAGCCCGTTCTCGCCCAAGACGCTGGCCGTGCGCGCCGTACCCACCACGCTGGCGCAGGGCGACGCGGTGGAACTGGCCCGCAGCGTGCTGGCCGAACTGGCCCAGCACGACGCCAGCACCGTGATCCAGCGTGCGCAAAACGAAATCCTCGGCACCATGGCCTGCCACGGCGCGGTACGCGCCAACCGCCGGCTCACGCTTGAAGAAATGAACGCCCTGCTGCGCGACATGGAGGCCACCGAGCGCAGCGACCAATGCAACCACGGCCGCCCCACCTGGCGCCAGCTCACCATCCGCGAACTGGATGGCCTGTTTTTACGCGGACGCTAA
- a CDS encoding multidrug effflux MFS transporter, producing MKTNFFKTAVVLGLISAIGPFAIDMYLPALPSIGQTLGASMGAVQASLMAFFIALGIGQMVYGPLSDMFGRKLPLYSSLLVFGLGSIGCALAPDIQTLIVMRFIQGLGASAGMVIPRAIVRDLHTGVDAARLMSMLMLVFSVSPILAPLVGSVLIEWNGWRTVFWAVTLIAIFSTVLLRTSLPETRPPEQRLDSSVRSAFAAWGELLRDRHFLGLVFIGAFGMGSFFAYLANSPFVMIDHYGLTPRQYSIAFAVNAASFIGVSQFTGKLAARFGLRKMVNVAVTGYALVMLFLLLQNLAGVDRLDVLIVTMLIGFGFLGLVVPATSVLALDNHGAIAGSASALMGTLQFLTGAVVMAITGQFVDGSARPMVVALTSCALIAWTITRLTLGGKQPATA from the coding sequence ATGAAAACCAACTTCTTCAAAACCGCCGTCGTCCTCGGCCTGATCTCCGCCATCGGGCCGTTTGCCATTGACATGTACCTGCCCGCCCTTCCCTCCATCGGGCAGACGCTGGGCGCCAGCATGGGTGCGGTGCAGGCCAGCTTGATGGCTTTCTTCATTGCGTTGGGCATTGGCCAAATGGTCTATGGCCCGTTGTCCGACATGTTCGGTCGCAAGCTGCCGCTGTACTCCAGCCTGCTGGTGTTTGGCCTGGGCAGCATCGGCTGCGCACTGGCACCCGACATCCAGACCCTGATCGTCATGCGTTTTATCCAGGGCCTGGGCGCGAGTGCCGGCATGGTCATCCCACGCGCCATCGTGCGCGACCTGCACACCGGCGTGGACGCGGCGCGGCTGATGTCCATGCTGATGCTGGTGTTCAGTGTCTCGCCCATCCTCGCACCGCTGGTCGGCAGTGTGTTGATCGAATGGAACGGCTGGCGTACGGTGTTCTGGGCCGTCACGCTGATTGCGATCTTCAGCACCGTGCTGCTGCGCACCAGCCTGCCCGAGACACGCCCACCCGAACAGCGCCTGGACAGCTCGGTACGCAGTGCGTTTGCCGCCTGGGGCGAATTGCTGCGCGACCGCCATTTCCTCGGCCTGGTGTTCATCGGTGCGTTCGGCATGGGCAGCTTCTTTGCCTACCTAGCCAACTCGCCCTTTGTGATGATTGACCACTACGGCCTGACACCGCGCCAGTACAGCATTGCCTTTGCGGTGAATGCCGCATCGTTCATTGGCGTGTCGCAGTTCACCGGCAAGTTGGCCGCGCGCTTTGGCCTGCGCAAGATGGTCAACGTGGCCGTTACCGGCTACGCGCTGGTCATGCTCTTTTTGCTGTTGCAAAACCTGGCCGGTGTGGACCGTCTGGACGTGCTGATCGTCACCATGCTGATTGGCTTTGGCTTTCTGGGCCTGGTCGTGCCTGCCACTTCGGTCTTGGCGCTGGACAACCATGGCGCCATCGCAGGCAGCGCATCGGCCCTGATGGGCACGCTGCAGTTTCTGACCGGTGCGGTGGTGATGGCCATCACAGGCCAGTTTGTGGACGGCAGCGCCCGCCCCATGGTGGTGGCCCTCACCAGCTGTGCACTGATCGCCTGGACCATCACGCGCCTCACGCTGGGCGGCAAGCAACCCGCAACGGCCTGA
- a CDS encoding HNH endonuclease has protein sequence MSKLSHTRDKIYKTVARQMHGVVPCWVCGEHVPPEASTLEHIQPLSEGGNSHLENLAISHATCNHQRHQKARSS, from the coding sequence GTGAGCAAGCTGTCTCACACCCGCGACAAGATCTACAAAACCGTGGCACGGCAGATGCACGGCGTGGTGCCTTGCTGGGTCTGTGGTGAACATGTGCCGCCTGAGGCTTCGACGCTGGAGCACATCCAGCCGTTGAGCGAGGGTGGGAATAGCCATCTGGAGAATCTGGCGATCAGCCATGCCACCTGTAACCATCAGCGGCATCAGAAGGCGCGGTCCAGCTAA
- a CDS encoding MATE family efflux transporter — MPQETTTRTTRIRTEIQALWQLAWPILIGQLANVGMAVVDVAMAGHASAQDLAGVSLGVSIWNMVIITIMGVMMSVSPLVAHHVGAKKFSQVPHVVRQGMWKALGVGLIAFVLANLSVVVFDHLELEPVVREMAKNFVHITSFALPAFACYRVLYGYSASLNQTKPLMATAIGALLLNIFINWLLVYGNWGFPRMGGLGCAWSTLLCVWFNFLGLLWWMHRAPAYRSTWPFGKYEAPHWPKVGSLLKLGLPIGVTYFAETSAFSGISLLIAKFGSTAVAAHQIALNFTSLVFMVPLSLGVALLTRVGQSLGAGDPVAARFRAWVGVIASLAFAAVSAFGMAVFNQHIAGAYTSDAHVAALAAQLLLLAALFQLCDSSQVVLSCAIRGYKVTRSPMVIHLTAFWVVAIPLGCVLGLAPAWLPWRPAAPMEAQGFWIALVVGLTVAAIGLAVLLRNVANRHLPHAVGTPRTST, encoded by the coding sequence ATGCCCCAAGAAACCACTACACGCACCACCCGCATCCGCACTGAAATTCAAGCCCTCTGGCAACTCGCCTGGCCCATCCTGATCGGGCAACTGGCCAACGTGGGCATGGCCGTGGTCGACGTGGCGATGGCCGGGCATGCGTCGGCACAGGATCTGGCCGGTGTCTCGCTCGGTGTGTCCATCTGGAACATGGTGATCATCACCATCATGGGCGTGATGATGTCCGTCAGCCCGCTGGTGGCCCACCACGTGGGTGCCAAGAAATTCAGCCAAGTGCCACACGTGGTGCGCCAGGGCATGTGGAAGGCGCTGGGCGTGGGCTTGATTGCGTTTGTGCTGGCCAATCTGTCCGTGGTGGTGTTTGACCACCTGGAACTGGAACCCGTGGTGCGCGAGATGGCCAAGAACTTTGTGCACATCACCAGTTTTGCACTGCCCGCCTTTGCTTGCTACCGCGTGCTGTACGGCTACAGCGCCAGCCTGAACCAGACCAAACCGCTGATGGCCACGGCCATTGGGGCACTCTTACTGAACATCTTCATCAACTGGCTGCTGGTGTACGGCAACTGGGGCTTTCCGCGCATGGGGGGTCTGGGCTGCGCCTGGTCCACGTTGCTGTGCGTGTGGTTCAACTTTCTGGGCCTGCTGTGGTGGATGCACCGCGCGCCGGCCTATCGCAGCACCTGGCCCTTTGGTAAGTACGAGGCGCCGCACTGGCCCAAGGTGGGCAGCCTGCTCAAGCTGGGCTTGCCGATTGGTGTGACCTACTTTGCCGAGACCAGTGCCTTCAGCGGTATCTCGCTGCTGATCGCCAAGTTTGGCAGCACCGCTGTCGCCGCGCACCAGATTGCACTGAACTTCACTTCGCTGGTCTTCATGGTGCCGCTGAGCCTGGGCGTGGCCCTGCTCACCCGCGTGGGCCAGTCGCTGGGTGCTGGGGACCCGGTAGCCGCGCGGTTCCGCGCCTGGGTGGGCGTCATCGCCTCGCTGGCATTTGCGGCGGTGTCGGCCTTTGGCATGGCGGTGTTCAACCAGCATATTGCCGGGGCCTACACCAGCGATGCGCACGTTGCTGCACTGGCCGCACAGTTGCTACTGCTGGCGGCCCTGTTCCAGCTGTGTGATTCTTCGCAAGTCGTCTTGAGTTGCGCCATTCGGGGCTACAAGGTCACGCGCAGCCCCATGGTGATTCACCTCACGGCGTTCTGGGTGGTTGCCATTCCGCTGGGCTGTGTGCTGGGCCTGGCGCCTGCGTGGCTGCCCTGGCGCCCCGCCGCGCCGATGGAGGCACAGGGCTTCTGGATTGCATTGGTGGTAGGTCTCACGGTCGCAGCCATCGGGCTTGCGGTGTTGCTGCGCAATGTGGCCAACCGGCATTTGCCCCATGCGGTCGGTACGCCACGCACATCCACATAA
- a CDS encoding multidrug effflux MFS transporter produces MPQRQTTNTMPSGLIVLVLSLLLGIQPVTTDLYLPALPGLTQGFGASMAQAQLTLTALLLAFGLSQLIWGPLSDRFGRRPILLVGLSAYVLAAVGSAFAPSMELLIVWRGVQGAAMGAAVMCARAIVRDLYLPAQGASVMSKGLSGLGVIACLCAPLGGLLTALWSWHAALLALAAFGALALALVAWRFEETIPRKNPLALQPVTLVRTWADILRNPTFLAFSALSVCSYAGLFTFLAASSFVFIHLLGFSPTQFGLVMLAMSATYLSATFLCRRLLLRFGVRRTVAIAGALSVSGGTLMGVLALAGVQSGWAIIIPHGIFMLGHGIHQPCGQSGAVGPFPQAAGAASALNGFLMMVAAFCVGQWLGTHMDGTAHPLVYGIWFWSVLIALSAWTLVQKYGKS; encoded by the coding sequence ATGCCACAACGCCAAACTACCAACACCATGCCCTCCGGGCTGATCGTGCTGGTGCTCTCTCTGCTGCTGGGCATCCAGCCCGTCACCACCGATTTGTATTTGCCCGCCCTGCCCGGCCTGACACAGGGCTTTGGCGCCAGCATGGCGCAGGCGCAGCTCACGCTGACCGCGCTGCTGCTGGCCTTTGGCCTGTCGCAGCTGATCTGGGGTCCGTTGTCGGACCGTTTTGGCCGCCGCCCCATTCTGCTGGTGGGCCTGTCTGCCTATGTGCTGGCGGCGGTAGGCAGCGCCTTTGCACCCAGCATGGAGTTGCTGATCGTCTGGCGCGGCGTGCAGGGCGCTGCCATGGGCGCAGCCGTGATGTGCGCACGCGCCATCGTGCGCGACCTGTACCTGCCCGCGCAGGGCGCCAGCGTGATGTCCAAGGGCCTGAGCGGACTGGGCGTGATTGCCTGCCTGTGTGCACCGCTGGGCGGACTGCTCACAGCATTGTGGAGCTGGCACGCGGCCCTGCTGGCGCTGGCCGCATTTGGTGCACTGGCGCTGGCCCTGGTGGCCTGGCGCTTTGAAGAAACCATTCCCCGCAAAAACCCGCTGGCGCTACAGCCAGTTACCCTGGTGCGCACCTGGGCCGACATCCTGCGCAACCCGACGTTTCTGGCGTTCTCGGCGCTGTCCGTCTGTTCGTACGCTGGCCTGTTCACCTTTCTGGCGGCTTCCTCGTTTGTGTTCATCCACCTGCTGGGTTTCAGCCCCACGCAGTTTGGCCTGGTGATGCTGGCCATGTCGGCCACTTACCTCAGCGCCACCTTTTTGTGCCGACGCCTGCTGCTGCGCTTTGGCGTGCGCCGCACAGTGGCCATTGCAGGTGCGCTCTCGGTCAGTGGCGGCACGCTGATGGGGGTGCTGGCGCTAGCGGGCGTGCAATCGGGCTGGGCCATCATCATCCCGCACGGCATCTTCATGCTGGGCCATGGCATCCACCAGCCGTGTGGCCAAAGTGGCGCGGTGGGCCCTTTCCCCCAAGCAGCAGGCGCAGCCTCGGCGCTCAACGGTTTCCTGATGATGGTGGCGGCCTTCTGCGTAGGCCAATGGCTGGGTACGCACATGGACGGCACGGCCCATCCGCTGGTCTACGGCATCTGGTTCTGGAGCGTGCTGATTGCCCTCAGTGCGTGGACGCTGGTGCAGAAATATGGCAAGTCCTGA
- the miaA gene encoding tRNA (adenosine(37)-N6)-dimethylallyltransferase MiaA has translation MASPEPLPYIALAGPTAAGKTAAALAIAEEHAVEIISVDSALVYRGMDIGTAKPSAAELAAVPHHLINIRDPLHAYSAAEFVRDAEALMADIRARGKLPLLVGGTMLYFKALFDGIDPMPSANPEVRAQLEQEAQAKGWPAMHAELALVDPITAARLAPADSQRIQRALEVYRVSGQPLSHFHATQNAIKTEAACAIPVRATALISLEPDDRAWLHNRIAQRFDAMLAQGFLDEVQALRARGDLHPDLPSMRCVGYRQAWEALDGLWPMAELRDKGIFATRQLAKRQITWLRSMPQRQVVACDQPDALDQVLHKVRKLLEPT, from the coding sequence ATGGCAAGTCCTGAGCCCCTGCCCTACATCGCACTGGCCGGCCCCACGGCGGCCGGCAAGACCGCGGCCGCGCTGGCCATTGCAGAGGAGCACGCGGTAGAAATCATCAGCGTCGATTCCGCGCTGGTCTACCGCGGCATGGACATCGGCACAGCCAAACCCAGCGCTGCAGAACTCGCCGCCGTACCGCACCACCTGATCAATATCCGCGACCCACTGCACGCCTACAGCGCCGCCGAGTTTGTGCGCGACGCCGAGGCGCTGATGGCCGACATCCGCGCGCGCGGCAAGCTTCCGCTGCTGGTGGGCGGCACCATGCTGTATTTCAAGGCACTGTTTGACGGCATAGACCCCATGCCGTCTGCCAACCCGGAAGTGCGTGCGCAACTGGAGCAGGAGGCGCAGGCCAAAGGCTGGCCCGCCATGCACGCCGAGCTGGCGCTGGTCGACCCCATCACCGCCGCCCGTCTGGCACCCGCTGACAGCCAGCGTATCCAGCGCGCACTGGAGGTGTACCGGGTGTCAGGCCAACCGCTCTCGCACTTTCACGCCACCCAAAACGCTATCAAAACAGAAGCTGCTTGCGCAATCCCCGTGCGGGCTACAGCCCTAATTTCCTTGGAACCCGACGACCGCGCCTGGCTGCACAACCGCATTGCCCAGCGTTTTGACGCGATGCTGGCGCAAGGTTTTCTGGACGAAGTGCAGGCCCTGCGCGCGCGCGGCGACCTGCACCCGGACTTGCCATCGATGCGCTGCGTCGGTTACCGCCAGGCATGGGAAGCGCTGGATGGTTTGTGGCCCATGGCCGAGCTGCGCGACAAGGGCATCTTTGCCACACGCCAACTGGCCAAGCGGCAGATCACCTGGCTGCGCTCCATGCCACAGCGCCAGGTCGTGGCCTGCGACCAACCCGATGCGCTGGACCAGGTGCTGCACAAAGTACGCAAGCTGCTGGAACCGACATGA
- a CDS encoding ABC transporter ATP-binding protein, translated as MTLRVQALSKHYGDTPVFANVSLDVAPGEFVAIVGESGVGKSTLLNCMAGLDHWDSGSVHLDGADLGLLTDDARALLRRDKVGFVFQAFHVLPHLDVAQNVALPLLLLGTPDDARVEAMLESVGLGGLGSRLPQQLSGGQLQRVAIARALVHRPSLLLADEPTGNLDPTTAALVMRALVEQTRLHGASLVLVTHSHAATQQADRVLTLRADGIAAR; from the coding sequence ATGACCCTCCGCGTGCAGGCCTTAAGCAAACACTATGGCGACACACCGGTGTTTGCCAACGTGTCGCTGGACGTGGCACCGGGCGAGTTTGTGGCCATCGTCGGTGAATCAGGCGTGGGCAAGTCCACGCTGCTCAACTGCATGGCCGGGCTGGACCACTGGGACAGCGGCAGCGTGCATTTGGACGGTGCAGACTTGGGCCTACTTACTGACGATGCGCGCGCCCTGCTGCGCCGTGACAAGGTAGGTTTTGTGTTCCAGGCTTTCCACGTGTTGCCGCACCTGGACGTGGCGCAAAACGTGGCCCTGCCGCTGCTGCTGTTGGGCACGCCGGACGATGCGCGTGTGGAAGCCATGCTGGAGTCAGTCGGGCTGGGCGGCCTGGGCAGCCGCCTGCCGCAGCAACTCAGCGGCGGGCAACTGCAGCGCGTGGCGATTGCCCGCGCGCTGGTGCACCGCCCCTCGCTGCTGCTGGCCGACGAGCCCACCGGCAACCTGGACCCGACCACCGCCGCACTGGTGATGCGCGCGCTGGTGGAGCAGACCCGTCTGCATGGCGCGTCGCTGGTGCTGGTGACCCACTCGCATGCCGCCACGCAGCAGGCCGACCGGGTGCTGACGCTGCGCGCAGACGGTATCGCCGCACGCTAG